In the Quercus lobata isolate SW786 chromosome 5, ValleyOak3.0 Primary Assembly, whole genome shotgun sequence genome, one interval contains:
- the LOC115992772 gene encoding homoserine kinase, with translation MAICYQATPVKPVVLRPTPTFKPVNSFRCNLSLPSKTLELSISEPEPVFSSVKTFAPATVANLGPGFDFLGCAVDGLGDSVSLSVDSSVHPGQISISHISGDPCSKLSRNPLYNCAGIAAIEVMKMLGIRSVGLSLSLHKGLPLGSGLGSSAASAAAAAVAVNEIFGGKLGSEELVLAGLKSEEKVSGYHADNVGPAIMGGFVLIRNYEPLDLKKLTFPGDKELYFVLVTPEFEAPTKKMRAALPLEIAMAHHVWNCSQAGALVASVLEGDLVGLGKALSGDKIVEPRRAPLIPGMEAVKKAAIEAGAFGCTISGAGPTAVAVIDCEERGEKIGEKMVEAFWNEGNLKAVAFVTRLDRVGARLVDSNPR, from the coding sequence atgGCCATTTGTTATCAAGCTACTCCAGTAAAACCCGTAGTGCTCAGACCCACACCCACTTTCAAACCCGTTAACTCCTTCCGTTGCAACCTTTCTCTTCCCTCCAAAACCCTCGAATTATCCATTTCCGAACCCGAACCCGTTTTCTCCTCCGTCAAAACCTTTGCTCCTGCCACCGTGGCAAATCTCGGTCCCGGCTTCGACTTCCTCGGCTGCGCCGTCGACGGCCTCGGCGACTCCGTCTCTCTCTCCGTCGATTCCTCCGTCCACCCCGGCCAGATCTCCATCTCCCATATCTCCGGCGACCCTTGCTCCAAGCTCAGCCGTAACCCTCTCTATAATTGCGCCGGCATTGCCGCCATCGAGGTCATGAAGATGCTCGGAATCCGATCCGTCggcctttctctctctctccacaaaGGCCTTCCTTTAGGTTCCGGACTCGGATCCAGTGCCGCAAGCGCCGCCGCCGCCGCAGTCGCCGTCAACGAGATTTTTGGTGGGAAACTCGGCTCCGAGGAGCTCGTACTAGCGGGATTGAAATCGGAGGAGAAGGTTTCGGGTTATCATGCTGATAACGTTGGCCCGGCGATCATGGGAGGGTTTGTTTTGATCAGAAACTACGAGCCGTTGGATTTGAAGAAATTGACATTTCCGGGGGATAAGGAGCTTTACTTTGTATTGGTGACTCCTGAATTCGAAGCTCCGACGAAGAAAATGCGGGCTGCTCTGCCGTTAGAGATAGCAATGGCTCATCATGTGTGGAATTGTAGTCAAGCTGGGGCATTGGTGGCTTCAGTGTTGGAAGGGGACTTGGTGGGGTTAGGGAAGGCTTTGTCGGGAGATAAGATCGTGGAGCCGAGACGCGCGCCATTGATTCCGGGGATGGAAGCCGTGAAGAAGGCGGCGATTGAGGCCGGGGCGTTCGGGTGTACCATAAGCGGGGCGGGGCCGACAGCCGTGGCTGTGATAGATTGTGAGGAGAGAGGGGAGAAGATTGGGGAGAAGATGGTGGAGGCATTTTGGAATGAAGGGAATTTGAAAGCAGTGGCTTTCGTGACGAGGCTTGATCGGGTTGGTGCGAGGCTTGTTGATAGCAATCCTAGATGA